A genome region from Natranaeroarchaeum sulfidigenes includes the following:
- a CDS encoding twin-arginine translocase subunit TatC → MGEDPTEEGGEDLPDDEHRDAPDESSDSDADADDWGGDGPDIDEGSTDGRMDSEPDDENAAATNWGNRSKPARDRARVAKSETESAIGSEGPADADDDEDVNGESDEEPDDIEVDEKDADNSVSEDPESDEETSPATAHDPDADMSGQARTDGSHATSEMTVPESEESGSYEPTTPPDDQEMPLTEHIEEMVQRLAVVLFAAAIVTLAVFPFASDVIIHMWYDILPQTDIAAPHVYGPLEHKLTELKLASIAGLALALPIAVYQTYLFMRPGLYPHERRYYLAAVPTSLVLAIVGMAFAYYLILPGLFEYFLYYSDGAEEMHVAFGLRDTFGLIITMLGLMAVVFQIPLCVMLAIMMGITSREWLTEHRLYFWGAFLGIAFLFSPDPTGMAPLIVAITMVGLFEGTLLLVKWTGR, encoded by the coding sequence ATGGGTGAGGATCCGACCGAGGAGGGCGGCGAGGACCTCCCCGACGACGAGCACCGGGACGCACCCGACGAGTCGTCGGACAGCGACGCGGATGCCGACGACTGGGGCGGCGACGGGCCCGATATCGACGAAGGATCGACAGACGGGCGTATGGATTCCGAGCCCGACGACGAAAACGCCGCAGCGACGAACTGGGGTAATCGATCGAAGCCCGCCCGGGATCGTGCCAGAGTGGCGAAATCCGAGACGGAATCGGCAATCGGCTCGGAAGGGCCAGCGGATGCTGACGACGACGAGGACGTGAACGGCGAAAGCGATGAAGAGCCGGACGACATCGAGGTCGACGAGAAAGACGCCGATAACAGTGTCTCCGAGGATCCAGAGAGCGACGAGGAGACGAGTCCGGCAACTGCCCACGATCCGGACGCCGACATGTCCGGGCAGGCCCGGACGGACGGTAGTCACGCGACATCGGAGATGACTGTGCCGGAGTCGGAGGAGTCGGGGAGCTACGAGCCCACAACGCCACCGGACGACCAGGAGATGCCGCTGACGGAGCATATCGAGGAGATGGTTCAGCGGCTTGCCGTCGTCCTCTTTGCCGCCGCGATAGTGACACTGGCGGTGTTCCCGTTTGCATCGGACGTCATCATTCACATGTGGTACGACATCTTGCCACAGACCGATATCGCAGCACCCCACGTCTACGGGCCGCTCGAACACAAGCTCACGGAGCTGAAACTCGCGAGTATCGCTGGACTCGCACTCGCACTTCCGATCGCCGTCTATCAGACGTACCTGTTCATGCGCCCCGGACTCTACCCCCACGAGCGCCGGTACTACCTCGCGGCAGTACCCACGAGTCTCGTGCTCGCCATCGTCGGGATGGCCTTCGCGTACTACCTGATCCTCCCCGGCCTCTTCGAGTACTTTCTGTACTACTCGGATGGAGCTGAAGAGATGCACGTCGCCTTCGGGCTGCGGGATACTTTCGGTCTCATCATCACCATGCTCGGGCTGATGGCCGTCGTGTTCCAGATCCCGCTCTGTGTCATGCTGGCGATCATGATGGGAATCACCTCCCGCGAGTGGCTTACCGAGCACCGGCTCTACTTCTGGGGGGCCTTCCTCGGCATCGCGTTCCTCTTCAGCCCCGATCCGACCGGGATGGCCCCACTGATCGTCGCGATCACGATGGTCGGCCTGTTCGAGGGGACGCTCCTGCTGGTCAAGTGGACCGGCCGGTAG
- a CDS encoding histidine phosphatase family protein, translating into MGTVVLVRHGETAWNDEHRVQGWAPVGLNDRGREQGTTLGRHLAAEYDIDRLIASDLRRTVETLREIRRAVDTDDVTTDRAWRERDFGVLQGLGYAELFQGYPEFSVLESGYEGASATPESGESWLDFDGRVRDAWGELRKSVGDETIVVVTHGGPIHVILGKIHGLDIVETIRDIDVGNCAVTEIEVDGDEVTLGRECDIGFVED; encoded by the coding sequence ATGGGAACTGTCGTGCTGGTACGCCACGGCGAGACGGCGTGGAACGACGAGCATCGGGTACAGGGCTGGGCACCGGTCGGTCTGAACGACCGCGGCCGCGAACAGGGGACCACGCTCGGTCGACATCTGGCAGCCGAGTACGATATCGACCGACTCATCGCCTCGGATCTCCGGCGCACGGTCGAAACCCTCCGAGAGATCCGCCGTGCAGTCGATACCGATGACGTGACGACCGACCGGGCGTGGCGCGAGCGGGACTTCGGCGTCCTGCAGGGGCTCGGGTACGCCGAACTCTTTCAGGGCTATCCCGAGTTCTCGGTGCTCGAATCGGGGTATGAAGGAGCCAGCGCGACGCCCGAGAGCGGCGAGAGCTGGCTGGACTTCGATGGTCGCGTGCGCGATGCCTGGGGCGAACTCCGGAAGAGCGTGGGCGACGAGACCATTGTCGTCGTGACCCACGGCGGCCCGATCCACGTCATCCTCGGCAAGATACACGGGCTGGACATCGTCGAGACGATCAGAGACATCGACGTCGGGAACTGCGCGGTGACCGAGATCGAGGTCGACGGTGACGAGGTGACGCTGGGGCGGGAGTGTGACATCGGCTTTGTGGAGGACTGA
- a CDS encoding DUF2237 family protein, with product MPPEQNALGGDLEPCSEDPMTGYLRDGCCRDVDGDPGRHELCAVMTEEFLTYSKAQGNDLITPRPEFEFPGLEPGDHWCLCIDRWVEAKEAGVAPPAVLEATNESVLDTVLFSTLLEHEYEE from the coding sequence GTGCCCCCCGAACAGAACGCACTCGGCGGCGATCTGGAACCATGTAGTGAGGATCCGATGACTGGCTACCTGCGGGACGGTTGCTGTCGGGATGTCGACGGCGACCCCGGCCGTCACGAGCTGTGTGCGGTGATGACCGAGGAGTTTCTCACCTACTCGAAGGCGCAGGGCAACGACCTGATCACGCCCCGCCCCGAGTTCGAGTTCCCCGGACTGGAACCGGGCGACCACTGGTGTCTCTGTATCGATCGATGGGTCGAGGCGAAGGAGGCCGGCGTCGCGCCGCCGGCCGTCCTCGAAGCGACAAACGAGTCCGTGCTCGATACGGTACTGTTCTCGACGCTGCTCGAACACGAGTACGAAGAATAG
- a CDS encoding MutS-related protein has product MEFEAIPGVGKKTATALAELDDPERALETGDVAALSQAPGITQGRAARIARGAIRQEHGANGEFLATNRAGEIYRELLSLLQERTVTTYAERRLETFFPTSAESRVKEVRTFVEAAIEREADAEALDALEAVKPLDEPSDVRVRDRCLATTDAERYQEATEAIPELSVEVVEDARGLAELARGYSTVIAIDEAFAGVDVEGDVRVNPSALDEPVDIVPERPLAFFAANRDRLRAAIRVHRLTDLEPPCDLDALETALDRLDTDGTVAGDDELDRLSTAVDDLDAAVSTAESVANDHLRQSIREQDVTVEGADLLSLVEQGAGVDSLLSRELADEYAEAVDDAREELIGSLDLDSGEADIARRTFGDDPHFPVERNEEAISRLREELKTTRDRRATRLKRDLASELADERADAEALVRAALELDVELAVARFADDFDCTMPDFGGDEGRVAIDGGRSPLLDVPIEDVDPVDYEIGGVALLSGVNSGGKTSTLDLVAAVTILAHMGLPVPADAARVDRFEDLHYHAKTQGTLDAGAFESTVREFAGLATGGAGSLVLVDELESITEPGASAKIIAGILEALDENGATAVFVSHLAGEIRETATFDVAVDGIEAEGLVDGELQVNRSPVKDHLARSTPELIVEKLAGEHDTEFYTALLEKFE; this is encoded by the coding sequence ATGGAGTTCGAGGCGATCCCGGGCGTCGGCAAGAAGACAGCGACGGCGCTGGCCGAGCTAGACGACCCCGAGCGGGCGCTGGAGACCGGCGATGTCGCGGCGCTCTCGCAGGCACCGGGAATCACTCAGGGACGCGCGGCCCGGATCGCTCGCGGCGCGATCCGGCAGGAACACGGCGCAAACGGGGAGTTTCTCGCGACGAACCGGGCCGGGGAGATCTATCGCGAGCTGCTTTCGCTGCTCCAGGAGCGAACGGTGACGACCTACGCCGAGCGACGGCTGGAGACGTTCTTCCCCACGAGTGCGGAGAGTCGGGTCAAGGAGGTCCGGACCTTCGTCGAGGCAGCAATAGAACGAGAGGCCGACGCCGAGGCACTCGACGCGCTCGAAGCCGTCAAGCCGCTCGACGAGCCAAGCGACGTGCGGGTCCGGGACCGATGTCTGGCGACGACCGACGCCGAGCGGTATCAGGAAGCCACGGAGGCGATCCCCGAGTTGAGCGTCGAGGTCGTCGAGGACGCCCGCGGGCTGGCCGAACTCGCCCGGGGCTACTCAACGGTTATCGCCATCGACGAGGCATTCGCCGGCGTCGACGTCGAGGGGGACGTGCGGGTGAACCCGTCGGCACTCGACGAGCCGGTCGACATCGTCCCCGAGCGTCCGCTGGCCTTCTTCGCAGCGAACCGCGACCGGTTACGGGCGGCGATCCGCGTCCACCGACTGACCGATCTGGAGCCGCCCTGCGATCTGGACGCGCTGGAGACGGCACTCGACCGCCTCGACACCGACGGAACTGTCGCGGGCGACGACGAACTCGACCGACTCTCGACCGCCGTCGATGATCTGGACGCCGCTGTCTCGACCGCCGAGAGCGTGGCGAACGATCACCTCCGCCAGTCGATCCGCGAGCAGGACGTCACGGTTGAGGGGGCCGACCTGCTCTCGCTGGTCGAACAGGGCGCGGGCGTCGATTCGTTGCTCTCCCGCGAACTGGCCGACGAGTACGCGGAGGCGGTCGACGACGCCCGCGAGGAGCTGATCGGCTCGCTCGACCTCGACAGCGGTGAGGCAGACATCGCCCGCCGGACGTTCGGCGACGATCCGCATTTCCCGGTCGAGCGCAACGAGGAAGCGATCTCACGACTGCGCGAGGAGCTGAAGACCACACGGGATCGACGTGCCACCCGGCTCAAACGCGACCTCGCGAGCGAGCTAGCCGACGAGCGCGCGGATGCCGAGGCACTGGTCCGGGCGGCGCTCGAACTGGACGTCGAACTCGCCGTTGCCCGTTTCGCTGACGACTTCGACTGTACGATGCCCGACTTCGGTGGCGACGAGGGGCGTGTCGCCATCGACGGAGGACGCTCGCCCCTGCTGGATGTCCCGATCGAGGACGTCGATCCCGTCGACTACGAGATCGGCGGCGTCGCCCTCCTGTCGGGCGTGAACTCGGGGGGCAAGACGTCGACACTCGATCTGGTCGCCGCAGTGACGATCCTCGCGCACATGGGCCTGCCCGTGCCCGCCGACGCGGCCCGCGTCGACCGCTTCGAGGACCTGCACTACCACGCGAAGACTCAGGGAACCCTCGACGCCGGGGCGTTCGAGAGCACGGTCCGGGAGTTCGCAGGGCTGGCTACTGGCGGTGCGGGAAGTCTCGTTCTCGTCGACGAACTCGAAAGCATCACCGAACCGGGCGCGAGCGCGAAGATCATCGCTGGCATCCTCGAAGCGCTCGACGAGAACGGCGCGACAGCCGTCTTCGTCTCCCACCTCGCGGGCGAAATCCGCGAGACGGCCACCTTCGACGTGGCGGTCGACGGTATCGAGGCCGAGGGGCTGGTCGACGGCGAGTTGCAGGTGAACCGCTCGCCGGTCAAGGACCACCTGGCGCGCTCGACACCGGAGTTGATCGTCGAGAAACTCGCCGGGGAGCACGATACCGAGTTCTACACGGCACTGCTAGAGAAGTTCGAGTGA
- a CDS encoding ORC1-type DNA replication protein, with translation MSDDPEDDMLGWDETVFRDEHVFEIDYVPETFKHRGGQMESLKYALRPAVRGSRPLNAMVRGPPGTGKTTAVQKLFSELRAQTDIKTVRVNCQVNGTRYSVFSRLFEGVFDYEPPTSGISFKKLFTQITDRLVEDEEVLVVALDDVNYLFYENEASDTLYSLLRAHEEHTGAKIGVIVISSDPDLEVIDELDSRVQSVFRPEEVYFNRYGEGEILDILRERAKRGFHEGVVTTNVLERVAELTANSGDLRVGIDLLRRAGLNAEMRASRTISVQDAEDAYEKSKYIHLSRNLNNLTDNEQTLVEVIAGHDGEQAGEVYSVFNDRTDLGYTRYSEIVNKLEKLGIVETEYAEIEGRGRSRALSLAYESDEVLDRLND, from the coding sequence ATGAGTGACGATCCCGAAGACGATATGCTCGGCTGGGACGAGACTGTCTTTCGGGACGAGCACGTCTTCGAGATCGACTACGTTCCGGAGACGTTCAAACACCGAGGGGGCCAGATGGAGAGCCTCAAGTACGCGCTTCGACCCGCAGTACGTGGCTCGCGCCCGCTCAACGCGATGGTGCGTGGTCCACCGGGGACTGGGAAGACGACCGCAGTCCAGAAACTGTTCAGTGAACTCCGCGCCCAGACTGATATCAAGACGGTCCGGGTGAACTGTCAGGTCAACGGGACGCGATACTCGGTGTTCTCCCGGCTGTTCGAGGGCGTGTTCGACTACGAGCCACCGACCAGCGGGATCTCGTTCAAGAAACTGTTCACCCAGATCACTGATAGGCTCGTGGAGGACGAGGAGGTACTCGTCGTCGCGCTCGACGACGTGAACTACCTGTTCTACGAGAACGAGGCGTCGGATACCCTCTACTCGCTGCTCCGTGCCCACGAGGAACATACCGGAGCGAAGATCGGTGTGATCGTCATCTCCTCGGATCCCGATCTGGAGGTTATCGACGAACTCGATAGCCGGGTCCAGAGCGTCTTCCGACCCGAGGAAGTGTATTTCAACCGGTACGGGGAGGGCGAGATCCTCGACATCCTCCGCGAGCGCGCGAAACGGGGCTTTCACGAGGGCGTCGTTACTACGAACGTGCTCGAACGTGTCGCCGAACTCACTGCCAACAGCGGCGATCTCCGGGTGGGAATCGACCTGCTCCGGCGGGCTGGCCTGAACGCAGAGATGCGCGCCAGTCGGACCATCAGCGTCCAGGACGCCGAAGACGCCTACGAGAAGTCCAAATACATCCACCTCTCGCGAAACCTCAACAATCTCACCGACAACGAACAGACGCTCGTAGAGGTCATTGCCGGGCACGACGGCGAGCAGGCAGGCGAGGTCTACAGCGTCTTCAACGACCGCACCGATCTGGGCTACACCCGATACTCGGAGATCGTCAACAAACTGGAAAAGCTCGGTATCGTCGAGACCGAGTACGCCGAGATCGAGGGACGTGGACGTTCGCGTGCACTCTCGCTCGCGTACGAGTCCGACGAAGTACTGGACCGGCTCAATGACTGA
- the rpiA gene encoding ribose-5-phosphate isomerase RpiA, which produces MKNTGGSRGAKRRAGEHAATAVEDGMVVGLGTGSTAAHAIRAIGDQIRDGLDVEGVPTSFQARQLAIEEGIPVVDLDEVPGVDLAIDGADQISDGQLIKGGGGAHAREKVVDAAADRFLVVADPSKRAETLDGAVPVETLPAARPVVEHEIRALGGEPSLRRAERKDGPVITDNGNVVLDCEFGPIETPDTLAEQLSMLPGVVEHGLFVNLADEIHIGTAEGVTVERL; this is translated from the coding sequence ATGAAAAACACAGGCGGATCGAGAGGGGCGAAACGTCGGGCCGGAGAGCACGCCGCGACTGCAGTCGAGGACGGGATGGTCGTCGGGCTCGGGACCGGAAGCACCGCAGCCCACGCGATCAGAGCGATCGGAGACCAGATCAGAGATGGTCTGGATGTGGAGGGGGTGCCGACCTCGTTCCAGGCCCGACAGCTAGCGATCGAGGAGGGGATCCCGGTCGTCGACCTCGACGAGGTTCCGGGCGTCGACCTCGCGATCGACGGTGCAGACCAGATTTCTGACGGACAGTTGATCAAAGGCGGTGGAGGTGCTCACGCTCGCGAGAAGGTCGTAGACGCCGCAGCCGATCGATTCCTCGTGGTTGCCGATCCGAGCAAGCGCGCCGAAACGCTCGACGGCGCCGTTCCGGTTGAAACGCTGCCAGCAGCCCGACCCGTCGTGGAACACGAGATACGGGCGCTGGGCGGGGAGCCGTCGCTCCGGCGCGCGGAACGGAAGGACGGACCAGTCATCACGGACAACGGTAACGTCGTCCTCGACTGTGAGTTCGGACCGATCGAGACACCGGACACGCTCGCAGAGCAACTATCGATGCTGCCGGGCGTCGTCGAGCACGGACTGTTCGTGAACCTCGCTGACGAGATTCATATCGGAACCGCAGAGGGCGTGACGGTCGAGCGGCTGTAG
- a CDS encoding DUF1931 family protein, whose translation MADLIVKAAVKEALDDKNVASDFYEALDEEVDELLEDAAARAEANDRKTVQPRDL comes from the coding sequence ATGGCAGATCTAATTGTCAAAGCCGCCGTGAAGGAAGCGCTCGACGACAAGAACGTTGCATCGGACTTCTACGAAGCACTCGACGAGGAAGTCGACGAGCTCCTCGAAGACGCCGCCGCACGCGCCGAGGCCAACGACCGGAAGACGGTCCAGCCTCGCGACCTGTAA
- a CDS encoding DUF7563 family protein, which translates to MPTCDHCNAHVSERFERVFADEYGRIFACPSCSANAGIAEAARLRAQQA; encoded by the coding sequence ATGCCCACGTGTGACCACTGTAACGCGCACGTCTCAGAGCGTTTCGAGCGCGTCTTCGCTGACGAATACGGACGGATCTTTGCGTGTCCGAGCTGTTCGGCCAACGCCGGTATCGCGGAGGCAGCACGCCTTCGTGCCCAGCAAGCGTAA
- a CDS encoding GIY-YIG nuclease family protein, which yields MGTHYVYMLECADGTLYTGYTTDVERRLDEHDSGVGAKYTRGRTPVDLIHSESYDTKSAAMAREYEIKQLTRAEKEQLTER from the coding sequence ATGGGTACACACTACGTATACATGCTGGAGTGTGCCGACGGGACGCTCTACACCGGCTACACCACCGACGTCGAGCGTCGCCTTGACGAGCACGATAGCGGTGTGGGCGCGAAGTACACTCGCGGCAGGACACCGGTCGATCTGATTCATTCAGAATCTTACGACACCAAGTCCGCTGCAATGGCCCGCGAGTACGAGATCAAACAGCTGACAAGAGCGGAGAAAGAGCAGTTGACCGAGCGCTAG
- a CDS encoding NADPH-dependent FMN reductase: MTQIVAVPGSLRSESYTRTALRYALDSAERAGAETELLDLREYDLPLYNPDLDSPGDSELVKRRIREADGVLIGSPNYHGSYSAAFRNFHDYCSYDDFEDTVVGLLAVAGGDAYASTLDHLRVTMRGVHAWVLPKQVGIPNVYDQFEMDAEGIDGRTFVDPELHQRVDELGRLIVEHAERLGRPADPRINADG, encoded by the coding sequence ATGACACAGATCGTCGCTGTCCCCGGCAGTCTCCGTTCGGAGAGCTACACCCGGACCGCACTCCGCTATGCCCTCGACAGCGCCGAACGGGCCGGTGCAGAGACGGAACTCCTCGACCTCCGCGAGTACGATCTCCCGCTCTACAACCCGGACCTCGATTCACCGGGAGATAGTGAACTGGTCAAGCGCCGGATCCGCGAGGCCGACGGCGTCCTGATCGGCTCGCCCAACTACCACGGGAGCTACTCCGCCGCCTTCCGCAATTTTCATGATTACTGCAGCTACGACGACTTCGAGGACACGGTCGTCGGGTTGCTCGCCGTCGCGGGCGGTGACGCGTACGCCAGCACACTGGACCATCTGCGGGTCACGATGCGTGGTGTCCACGCCTGGGTACTCCCAAAACAGGTTGGTATCCCGAACGTCTATGACCAGTTCGAGATGGACGCTGAAGGTATCGACGGACGTACGTTCGTCGATCCAGAGCTCCACCAGCGGGTCGACGAACTCGGGCGGTTAATCGTCGAGCACGCCGAGCGGCTGGGACGGCCTGCAGATCCTCGTATCAACGCCGACGGCTAG
- a CDS encoding GNAT family N-acetyltransferase, with protein sequence MELDLRPARYDDALAVRSLLDAAVLAVDGVEDRIRAGDVLVATADDRIVGVVVLDSRADLTRIVGIAVRRRRRASGIGTALVEAASQRGTLTAEFNERVRPFYESLGFKIEPADDPDRCRGVLGRT encoded by the coding sequence GTGGAGCTCGATCTCCGACCCGCTCGGTACGATGACGCCCTTGCAGTCCGATCTCTCCTCGATGCCGCCGTACTCGCTGTCGACGGGGTCGAAGACAGGATCAGGGCTGGCGACGTACTCGTCGCAACCGCGGACGACCGGATCGTGGGCGTCGTCGTCCTCGACTCACGAGCTGACCTGACTCGCATCGTTGGAATCGCCGTTCGGCGTCGTCGTCGCGCCAGCGGGATCGGCACGGCGCTGGTCGAGGCGGCGAGCCAGAGGGGTACGCTCACCGCAGAGTTCAACGAGCGCGTCAGGCCGTTCTACGAATCGCTCGGCTTCAAGATCGAACCGGCCGACGATCCCGACCGGTGTCGGGGTGTTCTCGGCCGGACCTGA
- a CDS encoding KH domain-containing protein — protein MQHVKIPQDRIGALIGEGGETLREIERRAEVRLDVDSENGSVGIEKTGDPVTALKGPEIVRAIGRGFAPEDAMSLLDDEMMMLDIIDIGAATRNKNDLKRQKGRLIGENGRTRELMEELTGATVVIYGSTLATIGTPQEVETVRDAAEMIIDGAPHGSVYSFLERKHNELKRQGMEYHQYSG, from the coding sequence ATGCAACACGTGAAGATTCCGCAGGACCGGATCGGTGCGCTGATCGGCGAAGGGGGTGAGACGCTCCGCGAGATCGAGCGGCGGGCGGAGGTGCGACTCGACGTCGACTCCGAAAACGGCTCGGTGGGCATCGAAAAGACCGGTGACCCAGTGACCGCACTCAAGGGACCGGAGATCGTCCGCGCGATCGGTCGCGGATTCGCACCCGAGGATGCGATGTCCCTGCTCGACGACGAGATGATGATGCTCGATATCATCGATATCGGCGCAGCTACGCGCAACAAAAACGACCTCAAGCGTCAGAAAGGTCGCCTGATCGGCGAGAACGGCCGAACACGCGAGCTGATGGAAGAGCTCACCGGTGCGACAGTCGTCATCTACGGGTCGACGCTCGCGACGATCGGTACCCCACAAGAGGTCGAAACGGTTCGGGACGCCGCGGAGATGATTATCGACGGTGCACCACACGGCTCGGTGTACTCCTTCCTGGAGCGCAAGCACAACGAGCTCAAGCGTCAGGGGATGGAATACCACCAGTACAGCGGCTGA
- the thsA gene encoding thermosome subunit alpha yields MGNQPMIVLSEDSQRTSGKDAQSMNITAGKAVAESVRTTLGPKGMDKMLVDSTGNVVVTNDGVTILKEMDIEHPAANMIVEVAETQEDEVGDGTTSAVVVSGELLKEAEDLLDQDIHATTLAQGYRQAAEKAKEIVKDIAIDVSADDTETLESIAATAMTGKGAENAKDHLAKLVVQAVSAVADGDEVDTDNIKVEKVVGSAVDESELIEGVLIDKDRVHENMPYFVEDANVAVIDDALEVKETEIDAEVNVTDPDQLQEFLDQEEAQLREMVDDLVEAGTDVAFVEDGIDDMAQHYLAQEGILAVRRVKSSDAEKLARSTGARVISNVSDIEADDLGFAGSVSQQEVAGSQQILVEDVEDAKSVTLLLRGGTEHVVDEVERAIEDSLGVVSVTLEDGKVLPGGGAPETELALELRQFADSVGGREQLAVEAFADALEVGPRTLAENAGLDPIDSLVNLRSEHDSGNSTAGLDAYTGDVIDMEAEGVVEPLRVKTQAIESATEAAVMILRIDDVIAAGDLKGGGTDDDDDEPAGGPGGAPGGMGGMGGMGGMGGAM; encoded by the coding sequence ATGGGCAACCAGCCGATGATTGTACTTTCCGAGGACAGCCAGCGCACCTCCGGAAAGGACGCACAGTCGATGAACATCACAGCCGGCAAGGCCGTCGCCGAATCCGTCCGGACGACGCTCGGCCCGAAAGGAATGGACAAGATGCTCGTCGACTCCACGGGGAACGTCGTCGTGACGAACGACGGCGTAACCATCCTCAAGGAGATGGACATCGAGCATCCGGCGGCGAACATGATCGTCGAGGTCGCCGAGACCCAGGAGGACGAGGTCGGTGACGGCACCACCTCCGCGGTCGTCGTCTCCGGCGAACTGCTCAAGGAGGCCGAGGATCTCCTCGATCAGGACATCCACGCGACCACGCTCGCACAGGGATACCGTCAGGCCGCAGAGAAGGCAAAAGAGATCGTCAAGGACATCGCGATCGACGTCAGCGCCGACGACACTGAGACGCTCGAATCTATCGCCGCGACGGCGATGACCGGTAAGGGCGCGGAGAACGCAAAAGACCACCTCGCCAAGCTCGTTGTGCAAGCTGTTAGCGCCGTCGCAGACGGCGACGAGGTCGACACGGACAACATCAAGGTCGAGAAAGTCGTCGGCAGCGCCGTCGACGAGTCCGAACTCATCGAGGGCGTCCTCATCGACAAGGACCGTGTCCACGAGAACATGCCGTACTTCGTCGAGGACGCCAACGTCGCCGTCATCGACGACGCGCTGGAGGTCAAAGAGACCGAGATCGACGCTGAGGTCAACGTCACCGATCCCGACCAGCTTCAGGAGTTCCTCGATCAGGAGGAAGCCCAGCTCCGCGAGATGGTCGACGATCTCGTCGAGGCTGGCACGGACGTCGCGTTCGTCGAGGACGGCATCGACGACATGGCCCAGCACTACCTCGCCCAGGAGGGTATTCTGGCCGTACGCCGCGTCAAATCCTCCGACGCCGAGAAGCTCGCCCGCTCGACGGGAGCCCGCGTCATCTCGAACGTCTCCGACATCGAGGCCGACGATCTCGGCTTCGCTGGCAGCGTCTCCCAGCAGGAGGTCGCCGGCAGCCAGCAGATCCTCGTCGAGGACGTCGAGGACGCAAAGTCCGTCACGCTGCTGCTGCGCGGGGGCACCGAACACGTCGTCGACGAGGTCGAGCGCGCCATCGAGGACAGCCTCGGCGTCGTGAGCGTCACGCTGGAGGACGGCAAGGTCCTGCCCGGCGGCGGCGCTCCCGAGACCGAGCTCGCCCTCGAACTGCGCCAGTTCGCCGACTCCGTCGGCGGCCGCGAGCAGCTCGCCGTCGAAGCGTTCGCCGATGCGCTGGAAGTCGGCCCGCGCACCCTCGCCGAGAACGCCGGTCTCGACCCCATCGACTCGCTCGTCAATCTCCGTAGCGAGCACGACAGCGGTAACAGCACGGCCGGGCTGGACGCCTACACCGGTGACGTCATCGACATGGAAGCCGAAGGCGTCGTCGAACCGCTGCGCGTCAAGACCCAGGCCATCGAGTCCGCCACCGAGGCGGCCGTGATGATCCTCCGTATCGACGACGTGATCGCCGCAGGCGACCTCAAGGGCGGCGGCACGGACGATGACGACGACGAGCCAGCAGGCGGCCCCGGCGGCGCACCCGGCGGCATGGGTGGCATGGGCGGCATGGGTGGCATGGGCGGCGCAATGTGA